GCCGACAGGGCCGCAAAGGTGGCGTTGAAGAGCGCGAAGGGAATCAGGAAGAAGCCGTAGATGAAGAGCGCCTCATCGAAGCTCCATCCCGCCAGCGCCCTGACGCGCGAAAAGAGCACCATCAGGAAGACGAGGTCGACGGCCTGCAAGAGCAGGTCCGAGCCCACCTGGACGAAAAAGTCCGCGCGGTAGGCGAGCCGAGCCTTTAAGAGCATGATGAGATAGTCCAGGCTCAGCAACAGGCTCCGCATTCAGCCTCCCTGCACGGTCAGGTGATAGGCCGCCCGCCGCCACAGCCAGCGGCTCACGGCGTAGAGCGCCACCGCCCACAGCGCCTGCACGCCGAGGACCTCGAGGGCGCCCAGCTTGCCCAGGTAGAGCGACACGGGCGCGTAGGCCACCGCCCCAAAGGGCAGCCAGGCGAGGATGCTCTGGGCCCATTCCGGATAGAAGGACAGCGGCAGGAGCACACCGCCGAAGAGGTCGAGCATGGCGTTCTTGGCTCGCTGAATGCCGATGGTGTGCTCGCTGAAAACAGCGCTGAGGCCCACCAGCAGATTCAGCTGGACGTAGACGGCAGAGGCCAGCAGGGCGCTCAGCAAGAAGCCGAACCCCGCCGCGAGTCCGGCGGGCGGCAAGACGGGGTAGACGAGCAGGATGACCACGGCGGCGGGCAGCGTGAAAAAGAGCGCTCTGAAGCCCATCTCGCCGGCCGCGCCGGCCAGCTTGGATAGGTTGAAGTCGACCGGGCGCAAGAGCGACAGGGCGATGTCGCCCTGCCTCACCTCCTCTGTCAGGTCGCGGTCCAAGGTGCTGGTGTAAAAGGAGCGCAGGAGCCACACCACGGCGACGTAGCTCAAGGCCTCGGCCAGGCTCAGCCCGCCTATCGTCTCGCCGACCCCGTACACCGCCCGGTAGATGCTGTAGTAGACGCTGACATAGACGAGATAGCTGAAAACGCCCACCAAGAAGCGCGTGCGGTTGGCGAGCAGGTCGGCGAAGCGCACCCGGGCAAAGCCCCAGTAGAGCGTCATGCGGCCGGCGCCTTCAGCCACCGCGCCGACCCTCGTAGAGCTCGCGCACCACGTCTTCCATGCTGGCCGCGCGGAGTTCCATGTCCTCGACCTTGATACCGGCGATGACCTGCGCGACCAGCTCCGGCGTCGGCAAGCTCGCGGCGTCGTAGCGGGCGCTGTAGCGCCCGCGGCCTTCATCCGTCCAGATCAGGTTCATGCCCTCTGTGGCGGCCTGCAAGGTTTGGCTGGAGCCCTCGGCGGTCTGCACGATGATGCGGCTGCCCCGTCCTACCTCCCGGCGCAGCTTCCAGCTCGGCCCGTCGAAGATGAGCCGCCCCTCGTCGATGACCATCACCCGCTCGGAAATCGCCTCGACGTCGCCCAGGTCGTGGGTGGTCAGGAGCAGGGTGGTGCCCTCCCGGTTGAGGTGTTTGAGAAAATCGCGGATGCGCGCCTTGACCGAGACGTCGAGGCCGATGGTGGGCTCGTCTAAAAAGACGACGGGCGGGTCGTGCAGCAGGGCGGCCGCCAAATCCGCCATCACCCGCTGGCCCAGCGAGAGCTTGCGGGCGGGCGTGCTGAGCAAGCCACCCAGGCCCAGCACCTCGTCGAAGCGCCCCAGGCGCTCCTTGAAGTTCACCTCGGAGACGCCGTAAACCCGCTGCAGGAGCCGCAGAGACTCGATCACCGCGATGTCCCACCACAGTGCGCTGCGCTGGCCGAAGACGACGCCGATGTGCTGTACGTAGCGCTCCCGGTCGCGGTGCGGCTCGAAGCCCATGACCCGGAGGTCCCCGGCACTGGGCCTCAGGATGCCGCAGAGCATCTTGACGGTGGTGGACTTGCCGGCGCCGTTGGGGCCGATATAAGCGACGCTTTCACCCCGCGCGATCTCGAAGCTTACCTCGCTGACGGCGTGGACCTGGCGCGTCCGCGGACGCAGCAGGTCCTGGAAGGCGCCGCGAAGCCCCTCGCGCCTTTGGGGCACTCGGTAGGTCCGGCTGAGCTGCAGAGCCCTGATGAGCGCTGCCACTGCTTAAACGCTGGCTTCAGGTGGGTCGGAGCCACCCGAATCCTCGAGCGCTTCCAAGATGGGGCAGCCGCGAGCGGAGGCCGTTTCGGCGCAGGCCTGGGTGAGACCTTCGAGGGCGCCTTTCATCCTCTTTAGGTCTTGCAGTTTTGCTTCGATAGCCGCGAGCTTGGCCTCCGCTCGAGCCTTGATGTCGCAGCGGTCTGCCGAGGGGCTGAAGCGCAGCGAGAGCAGCTCCTTTATCTCGCCCAAGGTAAAGCCCAGCGCCTTGGCGCGTTGAATAAAACGCAGGCGCGCCACGACCTCCTGCGGATACTGTCTGTACCCCGACGCTGTGCGTGGTGGCGGCGCGATCAGCCCTTGCCGCTCGTAAAAGCGCAACGTCTCGACGCCTAGCTCGGCGAGCTTGGCGGCCCTGCCGATGGTTAACGATCTCACCCGGATCCACCTCCAGTTCCTGCGCTTACCAGGATAAACCCCGTATCAGGGTACAGGGTCAAGGGAGTGCGGATCAGGAATGGCTGATAAAAGCCGCGTCTCTCAAGGGGTCATGAAACGGGCTCGTAGCGCGTGAGAAGAGAGTCTACGTACCTGGGGCCCTTGTATGGCTTGTATACCGGCTTTGGAAACCAGGGTGTGACAGCTCCAAAGTCCCTTGTGCCTTGAGGACGCGACGTGGCAGACCGACACCCATCCCCGTTGCCACCATGACCTAGAGGGCACCATGACCTAGAGGGCGGAAGTGTTGAAGGTCCCACAGTCGGCAGAGTCGCCACTCGCAAGTCCCCTCGAGAACCAGCGCATCCGCTGCTCGGATGTGCCGTGCGTGAAGCTCTCAGGCACGACCCGGCCGCGCGACTGCCGCTGCAGGTGATCATCTCCCACCGCCGCCGCAGCTTGCAACGCCCTGTTGATATCCGCCTGCTCGATGATTCCCCGCTGCGCCGTATAGTGGCCCCACACGCCGGCAAGACAGTCGGCTTGCAGCTCGACCCTCACCTGCAAGGCATTGCTCTCGCTTGTGCTCAAGCCCCTTCTTTGTGCCTGCACCTCAGCGAGGATGCCGAGCCGGTTTTGCACGTGGTGAGCGACCTCGTGCGCGATGACGTAGGCACGTGCAAACTCCGCCTCCTCCCCCGCCGTTGCCTCCAGTTGCCCAAAAAAGGAAAGATCCATGTAGACCCTGGAGTCTCCTGGGCAGTAAAAGGGACCTGCTGCGGAGCCCGCAAAGCCACAGGCGGATTCTATTCCTTCTGAGAAGAGCACGAGCTCGGGCTCCTGGTAAGTCTGACCTGAGGCGGCAAAGATCTCTCCCCAGACGACCTCGGTATCCCCCAGGATGGCCTGCACGAAGTCGCTATTTTCATCTTGGCGTACTTGTGGTTGGGTCTGGCTCGTGCTGGGGGTAGTTTGCTGCACCAGCCCCAGGAGCGCCAGGGGATTCTGCCCGGTGAGCAGCGCAAAGGCAAGCACGAGAATCATGCCTCCCAGGCCCAAACCACCTCCGGTGGCGGCGGTGCGCCTGGCGTTCCTGCGGTCGACAACGTTTCTGCTGCGTCTTAAATCCTGCCATTTCATGTCGAAAAGCTAGCACGGCGGCCAGAGAATCATTGCGTTCCAGAACAAGATGCTAAGAACAGGCGAAGCTTTGTCAAGCGTGTTGGCTAGTTTGGGTCATGCTCGAGGCCGAGGCTGACTGAACATCGGGTTCCAGCGGGGCAGGATCTTTGGTAGCTGGATCAGCCATCGCCGTGAAAC
This DNA window, taken from Deinococcota bacterium, encodes the following:
- a CDS encoding ABC-2 family transporter protein, which encodes MAEGAGRMTLYWGFARVRFADLLANRTRFLVGVFSYLVYVSVYYSIYRAVYGVGETIGGLSLAEALSYVAVVWLLRSFYTSTLDRDLTEEVRQGDIALSLLRPVDFNLSKLAGAAGEMGFRALFFTLPAAVVILLVYPVLPPAGLAAGFGFLLSALLASAVYVQLNLLVGLSAVFSEHTIGIQRAKNAMLDLFGGVLLPLSFYPEWAQSILAWLPFGAVAYAPVSLYLGKLGALEVLGVQALWAVALYAVSRWLWRRAAYHLTVQGG
- a CDS encoding ATP-binding cassette domain-containing protein, whose product is MAALIRALQLSRTYRVPQRREGLRGAFQDLLRPRTRQVHAVSEVSFEIARGESVAYIGPNGAGKSTTVKMLCGILRPSAGDLRVMGFEPHRDRERYVQHIGVVFGQRSALWWDIAVIESLRLLQRVYGVSEVNFKERLGRFDEVLGLGGLLSTPARKLSLGQRVMADLAAALLHDPPVVFLDEPTIGLDVSVKARIRDFLKHLNREGTTLLLTTHDLGDVEAISERVMVIDEGRLIFDGPSWKLRREVGRGSRIIVQTAEGSSQTLQAATEGMNLIWTDEGRGRYSARYDAASLPTPELVAQVIAGIKVEDMELRAASMEDVVRELYEGRRGG
- a CDS encoding MerR family transcriptional regulator; this translates as MRSLTIGRAAKLAELGVETLRFYERQGLIAPPPRTASGYRQYPQEVVARLRFIQRAKALGFTLGEIKELLSLRFSPSADRCDIKARAEAKLAAIEAKLQDLKRMKGALEGLTQACAETASARGCPILEALEDSGGSDPPEASV
- a CDS encoding zinc metallopeptidase, whose protein sequence is MKWQDLRRSRNVVDRRNARRTAATGGGLGLGGMILVLAFALLTGQNPLALLGLVQQTTPSTSQTQPQVRQDENSDFVQAILGDTEVVWGEIFAASGQTYQEPELVLFSEGIESACGFAGSAAGPFYCPGDSRVYMDLSFFGQLEATAGEEAEFARAYVIAHEVAHHVQNRLGILAEVQAQRRGLSTSESNALQVRVELQADCLAGVWGHYTAQRGIIEQADINRALQAAAAVGDDHLQRQSRGRVVPESFTHGTSEQRMRWFSRGLASGDSADCGTFNTSAL